The Microbacterium horticulturae region CGCGAGTTGCACCCGCGGCAGAGCGAGGCCAGCGTGCAGGGCGCGCTCGAAATCACGTGGCGGCTCGAGCAGCTCATGGCCGAGATCTCCGGCATGCACGCGGTGACGTTCCAGTCGCCGGGCGGCTCGGCCGGCATCTGGACGAACATCGCCATGATCCGCGCCTATCACGCCGCCCGCGGCGAGGCGGAGCAGCGCGACGAGGTCATCACGACGATCTTCAGCCACCCGTCCAACGCCGCGGCCGCCAAAGAAGCCGGGTACAAGGTCATCACCGTGTACCCCGACGCCGACGGCTACCCCGATCTGACGGCGATGAAGGCGGCACTCAGCGACCGCACGGCGGCGATCATGGTGACCAACCCCGAAGACACGGGCATCTACAACCCGGCGATCCAACAGTGGGTGGATGCCGCGCACGGGGTGGGAGCGCTCGCTTCGTACGACCAGGCCAATGCCAGCGGCATCCTGGGCATCACCCGTGCCCGCGAAGCCGGCTTCGACGTGTGCCAGTTCAACCTGCACAAGACATTCTCGGCCCCGCATGGCTGTGGCGGGCCGGCTGCGGCGGCCAACGCCGTCAGCGAGGCTCTGGCCCCGTTCCTGCCCGGTCCCCGCATCGTGCGAGAAGACGACGGCTTCGCCGTGCGCCAGCCGGGGCCATTGTCGATCGGGCACGTGGCGCCCGGGTTCGGGGTCGTGCTGCACGTCGTGCGCGCGTACGCGTGGATCATGGCGCTTGGTGCTGAGGGGCTGCGCACCGCATCGGAGATCGCCGTACTCAACAACAACTATCTGCTGCACGAGGTCACCCGCATCCCCGGCGCGTCGGCGCCGTATGCGACCGGGCGGCGGCGCATCGAGCAGGTGCGCTATTCGTGGCAGGAGTTGTTCGAGCAGACCGGCATCACCAGTGAGGAGATCGGGATTCGCATGACCGACTTCGGGTTCCACTACTGGACGAGCCACCACCCCTATGTGGTGCCGCAGCCGTTCACGCTCGAGCCGACCGAGTGCTACTCCAAGGCCGAGATCGATGAGTACGTCGCGGCCCTGGCCGAGGTGGCCCGCGAGTGCCGCGAAGAGCCCGAGGTCGTACGCTCCGCGCCGCACAACCAGACCGTCCACCACACGCACCACGACGATCTCGACGACCCCGAGCGCTGGGCGATCACCTGGCGCGCGTACCGCCGCAAGTACTTCGGCGAGACACCCGTCGACGACGTGGTGGCCGCCTAGACCCGTGCTCGCTCTCATCGTCAACCCGGTCGCCGGGGTCGGCGGACCTGCCGGCCTGGCCGGCTCGGACGGCGTCGACGTGCAGGCCGACGCGGCCGTGCGCGGCGGCCTCTCGCGCGCCGATGCGCGCGCGACCGACGCCCTACGCCTGGTCGCCGCGGCTCGTCCGGGCACCCCGGTGCTGACGGCGGCCGGGGCGATGGGTGAGGATGCTGCGCGGCGCGCCGGCCTGGAACCGCATGTGGTCTACACCGCGGTGTCGGCGGCCACGACGCCTTCCGACACGACGGCCGCCGTGCGTTCGGCGATCGCCGCCGGGGCGAGCCTCGTGTTGTTCGCCGGCGGCGACGGCACCGCCCGAGACGTCGCGGCCGCGTTCGGCGACGGCGTGCCCGCCGGCGGGGCCGCAGCTCTCGGCATCCCGTCTGGCGTGAAGATGTATTCCCCCGTGTTCGCGATCAGCCCGAGTGCGGCCGGCGGCATGGCCGTGGCGTGGCTCGACGGGCCGCTGCCCGTGCAGGAGCAGGAGGTGCTCGACATCGACGAGGCGCAGCTGCGCCGCGCACACGTCGAACCGCGCCTGTTCGGCATGCTGCCCGTACCGCAGCGCGCCGGGCGAACTCAGGTCCGCAAGGCGCCGACCCCGGCCGGTGAGCACGCCGCCGTGGTCGCAGCCGCGCATGCGGCGGCGTCCCTGTTCCGCCCCGGCGTGCGGTATCTGCTGGGCCCGGGTGGCACCATGGGCGAGCTCGGCCGCCGTCTCGGGCTGGCGACGACCGCGCTGGGAGTCGACGTGGTGCTCGACGGGCGTCTCGTGCGTGCGCGAGCCAGCGAGAGCGAGCTGCTCGACGAGATCGCGCGCGGCCCCGCGAAGGCGGTGGTAACGGTCATCGGCGGGCAAGGGTTCGTGCTCGGGCGTGGCAACCAGCAGCTGTCGGCGGCGGTGATCCGCGCACTCGGGCCCGATCCGCTCATCGTCGTCGCCCCCGAGCAGAAGCTCGTCGATCTACACGGCCGCCCGCTGCTGGTCGACACGGGCGACGCCGATGTCGATGCGTCGCTGACCGGCTATGTGCGCGTGGTCACAGGCCCCGGCACCGCCAGTCTCTACCCCGTCGTCGCGCCCGAGGCGGCGGCATCCACCCCTCACGACAACCACGAAGAAGGAGCACTCCATGCGACTTGAGAACAAGAAGGCCATCGTCACCGGCGGCGCCGGCGGCATCGGCCGCGCCACCTGCCTCGCGCTGGCCGCGGAGGGGGCCGAGGTGGCCGTCGTCGACCTCAACCAGCAGGCCGCGCAGGCTGTCGCCGACGAGATCCGTGCCGCGGGAGGCTCGGCGATCGCGATCGGTGCCGATGTGTCGAGCGAGGCCGACATCACGCGCGTCGTGCAGACGGCGGTCGATGCGTTCGGCACGATCAACATCGTGCACAACAACGCGGGCATCATTCGCCGCACCACGGCGCTCGAGATCGACGTCGACGAATGGGACCTCGTCTTCGGCGTCAACGTGCGCGCGATCTATCTCATGTGCAAGCACGTCGTACCGATCATGGCTGCCGCCGGCAAAGGGTCGATCATCAACACCGGGTCGGGCTGGGGCCTGAAGGGCGGTGGGCGCGCCTTGTCGTACTGCGCCTCGAAGGGTGCGGTCGTCAACATGACCCGCGCGCTGGCGATCGATCACGGGCCCGCGGGCATCCGTGTGAACTCGGTCAACCCCGGTGACGTGAATACCGGGATGCTGCGCGACGAAGCCCGCCAGGTCGCTCAAGAGGAGAACTCGTTCCTCGCCGAATCGGCCGACCGGCCGCTGGGCCGCATGGGCGAACCCCGCGAGATCGCGGCCGCCGTGGTGTGGCTGGCCAGCGACGAGTCGTCGTATGTGACCGGCTCCGCCCTCGTCGTGGACGGTGGCGGCATCGCCTGACCTTCGTTCTTGACCTCGTGATCCGCCCGTGCCTCGAATAGCCACGACACGCCGCCGGGGCACCCGCGCCGGCCACTGTCACGCTGAGTTCTGAACACGACGAGAGTGGATGCCACGCCGGGCGCGCGGTTCGCTGGTGAACACCGTCGGGTGTGCACAGCGAACCGCGCGGCGAGATGGCACCCGCCACCAAGCGCGTCATGGGCTGACCTCACTCCGCACACTACGCTTTGACCGTGCGCCTCGCCGTTCTCGACATCGGGTCGAACACCGTCCACCTGCTGATGGCCGATGTCCGCCCCGGCGGGCGCCCGCTCGCGGTCACCAGCGAGCGCGCCGTCGTGCGCCTCATGCGCTTCCTCACTCCCGACGGCGCTATCAGCGACGAGGGTGTGGAAGCGCTGCGGGATGCCACGACCCGCGCCCGCGACATCGTCGCCGGCGAGCGCATCGACGAGTTCCTCGCCACCGCGACCTCCGCCGTGCGCGGTGCAACGAACGGCGCTGCCGTCATCGCGATGATCGAGCACATTCTCGGCACCGAGCTGCAGGTGCTCGATGGCGAGACCGAGGCGCGGCTGACGTTCCTGGCGGTGCGGCGCTGGTTCGGCTGGGCGTCGGGCAACATCCTCCTGTTCGACATCGGCGGAGGGTCGCTCGAGCTGGCCACGGGTGCCGACGAGCTGCCCGACGTTGCGGCATCCGTCCCCCTCGGCGCCGGTCGTATGACGGTGCAGTTCATGCCCGACGATCCGCCCGGAGACGCCGCCGTCGAGGCGTTGCGCGCGCACGCGCGTGCGGTGCTGGCCCCGGTCGCCGACACGTTCGCCGCGCAGCCCCGCCCCGATCACATCGTCGGGTCGTCGAAGGCCATCCGGTCACTGGCGCGGCTGGCGGGCTTTCCGGTCGCAGGCTGGAACGGAAGCGAGCGGATGCTGCTCCCCCGCGCCGCGCTGGGCTCGTGGATTCCGCGACTCGCCCACATTCCGGCATCCGCCCGCCAAGAGCTCCCCGGGATCACGCCTGACCGCACGTTCCAGATCGTGGCGGGCGCGGTGGTGCTGCACACGGCCATGGAGATGCTCGGCGCCGGCGAGCTCGAGGTCAGCCCATGGGCGCTGCGCGAGGGCGTGCTGCTGCGCTACATCGAGTCGATGGCGTGGGACCACCTCGGGCGCTGAACGCCCTCACCTCCGGCGCGCGGTGCCGACCTCGATTCTCATCAGGTCGCTCCCGAGCGTCAGCCGGCCGTCGTAGCCCGCGGCCCGCCCGCTCTCGCGCAGCTTCTTGCGCCACACGTGGTCGGGCACGACGCTCGGATCGACGGGGCTCAAGTGCGTGGCGACGAGGGCGCGCACATCGGCGGCCTTCGCGATCGCGCCGAGGTCACCGACATCGGTGTGCACGAGCTTGATGTGTTCGATGACCGCCTCCGGATACCCCAGCTTCGGCAGCGCCGCGAAGTCGGCGGTCTCGTGCAGCAGCAGGTCCGCGCCCGCAGCGAGTCGGATGATGTTGGGCGTGGGCGCTGTGTCGCCCGAGAAGACGACGCTGCCGTGGTCGGAGTCGAAACGGTACGCCAGTGC contains the following coding sequences:
- a CDS encoding SDR family NAD(P)-dependent oxidoreductase — its product is MRLENKKAIVTGGAGGIGRATCLALAAEGAEVAVVDLNQQAAQAVADEIRAAGGSAIAIGADVSSEADITRVVQTAVDAFGTINIVHNNAGIIRRTTALEIDVDEWDLVFGVNVRAIYLMCKHVVPIMAAAGKGSIINTGSGWGLKGGGRALSYCASKGAVVNMTRALAIDHGPAGIRVNSVNPGDVNTGMLRDEARQVAQEENSFLAESADRPLGRMGEPREIAAAVVWLASDESSYVTGSALVVDGGGIA
- a CDS encoding Ppx/GppA phosphatase family protein, with protein sequence MRLAVLDIGSNTVHLLMADVRPGGRPLAVTSERAVVRLMRFLTPDGAISDEGVEALRDATTRARDIVAGERIDEFLATATSAVRGATNGAAVIAMIEHILGTELQVLDGETEARLTFLAVRRWFGWASGNILLFDIGGGSLELATGADELPDVAASVPLGAGRMTVQFMPDDPPGDAAVEALRAHARAVLAPVADTFAAQPRPDHIVGSSKAIRSLARLAGFPVAGWNGSERMLLPRAALGSWIPRLAHIPASARQELPGITPDRTFQIVAGAVVLHTAMEMLGAGELEVSPWALREGVLLRYIESMAWDHLGR
- the gcvPB gene encoding aminomethyl-transferring glycine dehydrogenase subunit GcvPB translates to MSLPVAPKPSPRRFHQAQWDEPIVFELHCAGERGIAVTPVEPGVREAVGDVVAALPASLRRPAPPHLPEIGQMRVLKHYLRLSQETLGSDLNVDIGQGTCTIKYSPKINDQLIEVPQLRELHPRQSEASVQGALEITWRLEQLMAEISGMHAVTFQSPGGSAGIWTNIAMIRAYHAARGEAEQRDEVITTIFSHPSNAAAAKEAGYKVITVYPDADGYPDLTAMKAALSDRTAAIMVTNPEDTGIYNPAIQQWVDAAHGVGALASYDQANASGILGITRAREAGFDVCQFNLHKTFSAPHGCGGPAAAANAVSEALAPFLPGPRIVREDDGFAVRQPGPLSIGHVAPGFGVVLHVVRAYAWIMALGAEGLRTASEIAVLNNNYLLHEVTRIPGASAPYATGRRRIEQVRYSWQELFEQTGITSEEIGIRMTDFGFHYWTSHHPYVVPQPFTLEPTECYSKAEIDEYVAALAEVARECREEPEVVRSAPHNQTVHHTHHDDLDDPERWAITWRAYRRKYFGETPVDDVVAA
- a CDS encoding ATP-NAD kinase family protein codes for the protein MLALIVNPVAGVGGPAGLAGSDGVDVQADAAVRGGLSRADARATDALRLVAAARPGTPVLTAAGAMGEDAARRAGLEPHVVYTAVSAATTPSDTTAAVRSAIAAGASLVLFAGGDGTARDVAAAFGDGVPAGGAAALGIPSGVKMYSPVFAISPSAAGGMAVAWLDGPLPVQEQEVLDIDEAQLRRAHVEPRLFGMLPVPQRAGRTQVRKAPTPAGEHAAVVAAAHAAASLFRPGVRYLLGPGGTMGELGRRLGLATTALGVDVVLDGRLVRARASESELLDEIARGPAKAVVTVIGGQGFVLGRGNQQLSAAVIRALGPDPLIVVAPEQKLVDLHGRPLLVDTGDADVDASLTGYVRVVTGPGTASLYPVVAPEAAASTPHDNHEEGALHAT